The following coding sequences lie in one Psychrobacter arenosus genomic window:
- a CDS encoding alpha-ketoglutarate-dependent dioxygenase AlkB family protein encodes MTDLFAPAPSDNLLPYEGCVNDLGVVLEQPKHLYDELLNELPWQADVVSLFGKTHVTTRQIVWMGAPDISYTYSGHSRQAIPWSASVFHVKQSIERQLAALGISANFNSCLLNYYPTGNDGMGYHADDEKELGPNPVIAALSLGATRKFVLKHKKTQDKVELHLESGQLIVMSGATQRYWKHTVTKTKTVATGRISLTFRHMFPTSPI; translated from the coding sequence ATGACTGATTTATTCGCTCCCGCCCCGTCAGATAATTTATTGCCCTACGAAGGCTGTGTTAATGATTTAGGCGTGGTGTTGGAGCAGCCTAAACACTTATATGACGAGCTATTGAATGAGCTGCCTTGGCAAGCGGATGTGGTCAGCTTATTTGGTAAGACCCATGTGACCACCCGCCAAATTGTCTGGATGGGCGCGCCCGATATCAGTTATACCTATTCTGGTCATAGCCGCCAAGCAATACCTTGGTCAGCTAGCGTGTTTCACGTGAAACAATCTATCGAGCGGCAGTTGGCAGCGCTTGGTATTAGCGCTAATTTTAACAGCTGTCTATTAAACTATTACCCAACTGGCAACGACGGTATGGGCTACCACGCCGATGATGAAAAAGAGCTGGGCCCCAATCCTGTCATTGCTGCCTTATCCTTAGGCGCCACCCGTAAGTTTGTTTTAAAGCATAAAAAAACCCAAGATAAAGTTGAGCTTCATCTTGAGTCCGGTCAGCTTATCGTCATGAGCGGGGCAACCCAACGCTATTGGAAGCATACGGTCACTAAAACCAAAACCGTCGCTACCGGCCGCATCAGCCTAACCTTTCGCCATATGTTTCCTACTTCGCCGATTTAA
- a CDS encoding alpha/beta fold hydrolase, with translation MSPNNLAVNIAENITMPQTPFADTERSVVIKGQQARYYDLSALNQTTLTTALPPAHFYAGNGFTAGVYEPLLQDLSQQFAVTSLAMRGYWYDLPTEPTLTREQDADMLIAFLERSYTEPVVGIGHSQGATATALAAAKRPDLFSQLYLIEPVTFTKQQKIIYDLLPRSLKMPQEPFKSTAVKQAHWHSVTAYYEHLRAHRAFKRISDEHLYTFAQNSLVPATQGGFELLFSPAQEMANYFGTPYINGALKKLNKAKLPYTLIVGKPTLFISDKVRNSWQSLVAADDLITLSDYGHLLPMETPEQCAKLIVERFNKA, from the coding sequence ATGAGCCCAAACAATTTAGCCGTTAACATAGCTGAAAATATAACTATGCCGCAGACCCCTTTTGCCGATACAGAGCGCTCCGTAGTGATAAAGGGACAGCAAGCCCGCTATTATGACCTCTCGGCACTTAATCAAACGACCCTTACCACCGCGCTACCGCCAGCACATTTTTATGCGGGCAACGGCTTTACAGCAGGGGTTTATGAACCGCTATTGCAGGATTTAAGCCAACAGTTTGCTGTGACCAGTCTAGCAATGCGCGGCTATTGGTATGATTTGCCTACAGAGCCTACATTAACTCGCGAGCAAGACGCTGATATGCTGATTGCCTTTTTAGAGCGGAGCTACACTGAGCCGGTTGTAGGCATAGGGCATTCACAAGGGGCTACTGCTACCGCACTGGCTGCGGCAAAACGCCCGGATTTATTCTCACAACTTTATTTAATTGAGCCGGTCACTTTTACCAAGCAACAAAAAATTATCTATGATTTGCTACCCCGTTCTCTAAAAATGCCCCAAGAGCCGTTTAAAAGTACTGCCGTTAAGCAAGCCCATTGGCACAGCGTAACCGCCTATTACGAGCATCTGCGCGCGCACCGAGCCTTTAAACGTATTAGCGATGAGCATCTTTATACCTTTGCGCAGAACAGCTTGGTTCCTGCTACTCAAGGCGGCTTTGAGCTATTGTTCTCACCCGCGCAAGAGATGGCCAACTACTTTGGCACCCCCTATATTAATGGCGCGCTAAAAAAGCTCAATAAGGCTAAGCTGCCTTATACCTTAATCGTCGGTAAACCCACGTTATTTATCAGCGATAAAGTACGGAACAGTTGGCAGAGCTTAGTAGCAGCCGATGATCTTATCACCCTGTCTGACTACGGCCATCTGTTGCCAATGGAAACCCCTGAACAGTGTGCTAAGCTGATTGTTGAGCGCTTTAACAAAGCCTAG